In one window of Nodosilinea sp. PGN35 DNA:
- a CDS encoding ABC transporter ATP-binding protein, translated as MTDTVIRVENLSKKYIVGHQKNGSYSTLREKIADGTKAIGRMLTHGEKVENSSHEEFWALKDVSFEVKQGDRLGIIGRNGAGKSTLLKILSRITEPTSGEITIHGRVASLLEVGTGFHPELTGRENIFLNGAILGMSKVEISKKFDEIVAFAEIEKFLDTPVKRYSSGMYVRLAFAVAAHLEPEILIIDEVLAVGDVGFQKKCLGKMEDVAKQGRTVILVSHNMLTVQDLCQKSMWLHHGDLLQYGNSQGVISNYLQSSFDTSTQRIWEDSKTAPGNEIVRLKYACVRPKQGTPNSHITVCDPIVIEFQFQNFKAGAYLNVSIQVYNEYGILVFESAPVYDTGWLDSPFPEGIFRYLCHIPGDLLNNGCYKLIFYITENQNISLVKVNDILTFEVLDSMQKRAGWYGSWDGAIRPILRWETNLLKDGSTPISAQVL; from the coding sequence ATGACAGATACCGTAATTCGAGTTGAAAATCTAAGCAAGAAATACATAGTTGGCCATCAAAAGAATGGCAGCTATTCTACCTTGCGAGAGAAAATTGCAGATGGGACTAAGGCTATAGGTCGCATGCTTACCCATGGCGAGAAGGTGGAAAACTCTTCCCATGAGGAATTTTGGGCGCTGAAGGATGTCTCCTTTGAGGTCAAGCAGGGCGATCGCCTCGGCATCATTGGCCGCAATGGAGCCGGAAAATCAACCTTACTCAAGATTCTGAGTCGTATTACAGAACCTACCTCAGGAGAAATTACTATTCACGGCCGAGTGGCTAGTCTTTTAGAAGTAGGTACAGGCTTCCACCCGGAGCTGACTGGACGAGAAAATATTTTTTTGAATGGTGCCATTCTGGGAATGAGCAAGGTTGAGATTAGTAAAAAATTTGATGAAATTGTCGCTTTTGCTGAAATAGAGAAATTCCTAGATACCCCTGTTAAGCGCTACTCTTCCGGTATGTATGTGCGTTTAGCCTTTGCTGTAGCAGCGCATCTAGAGCCAGAAATTTTGATCATAGACGAAGTTCTGGCCGTTGGGGATGTTGGCTTTCAAAAAAAATGCTTAGGCAAAATGGAAGATGTTGCTAAACAAGGGCGTACAGTCATTTTGGTTAGCCATAATATGCTAACTGTTCAAGACCTTTGTCAGAAATCCATGTGGCTGCATCATGGGGATTTGCTTCAATATGGTAATTCACAAGGAGTTATTTCAAACTATCTCCAATCTTCTTTTGACACTTCCACTCAGCGAATTTGGGAAGATTCAAAGACAGCTCCTGGCAATGAAATAGTTCGATTAAAGTATGCTTGTGTACGCCCTAAACAGGGAACTCCTAACAGTCATATCACTGTTTGTGACCCAATCGTTATAGAGTTTCAATTTCAAAACTTCAAAGCTGGTGCTTATTTGAATGTGAGCATTCAAGTTTATAATGAGTATGGAATTCTGGTTTTTGAATCTGCTCCAGTCTACGACACAGGATGGTTAGATTCACCATTTCCAGAGGGAATATTTAGATATTTGTGCCATATTCCAGGTGATTTACTAAATAATGGTTGTTATAAACTTATTTTTTATATAACTGAAAATCAAAATATCTCATTAGTCAAAGTGAATGACATTTTGACTTTTGAGGTATTAGATTCAATGCAGAAACGCGCTGGATGGTATGGGTCGTGGGACGGTGCTATACGCCCCATCTTGAGATGGGAAACAAATTTGCTTAAGGACGGTAGCACACCTATTTCAGCCCAAGTTTTATGA
- a CDS encoding glycosyltransferase family 4 protein, whose protein sequence is MKILISAYACEPGQGSEPGVGWNFVHEMSRHHELWILTQSDGRLEIERELQNNPNSNLHFFYFEPFGWQLDLWKAKAEIQLHYYLWQVQAYFLGRRLHQQINFDLVHHVTFVKYWSPSFLSMLPIPFLWGPVGGGEAAPKPFWKDFSLRGKTYELIRTLAQRLGEIDPFTQITARRSTLAQATTEDTAKRLRHLGAPKIHVFSEAGLSYQDLAMLKQCPFPQDNQIRFISIGRLLHWKGFHLSLKAFIEADLPDAEYWLLGDGPEREHLRQIANASKAVDRIKFLGKRPRKEVLDSLAACHVMVHPSLHDSGGWACLEAMATGRPVICLDLGGPALQVTDETGIKVPAQKPEQAVKDIATAMLSLAKDRDRLAELGQNARERVETHFSWSSKIVTTSTLYEKLVSSDR, encoded by the coding sequence ATGAAAATTTTAATATCTGCCTATGCTTGTGAACCAGGTCAAGGCTCCGAACCAGGCGTAGGCTGGAACTTTGTCCATGAAATGTCACGCCATCATGAACTTTGGATCTTAACTCAGTCTGATGGTCGATTGGAGATCGAGCGGGAGCTGCAAAATAACCCAAACTCAAACCTACATTTTTTTTACTTTGAGCCCTTTGGTTGGCAACTCGATCTATGGAAAGCTAAAGCAGAGATTCAGCTTCACTACTACCTCTGGCAGGTACAGGCTTATTTTCTAGGGCGTAGGCTGCATCAGCAGATAAATTTTGATTTAGTTCACCACGTTACCTTTGTAAAATATTGGAGTCCCAGTTTTTTATCAATGCTGCCCATTCCCTTTCTGTGGGGGCCAGTGGGCGGTGGAGAAGCTGCACCAAAGCCATTTTGGAAAGACTTTAGCCTCCGGGGCAAGACCTATGAATTAATCAGAACATTAGCCCAGCGACTTGGTGAAATTGATCCTTTTACTCAAATTACTGCCAGACGGAGCACGCTAGCTCAAGCTACTACAGAAGATACTGCCAAGCGGCTACGTCATCTAGGCGCTCCTAAGATTCATGTGTTTTCAGAGGCAGGGCTATCTTACCAAGACCTAGCCATGCTGAAGCAGTGTCCATTCCCACAAGATAATCAAATTAGGTTTATTAGTATTGGTCGTCTACTTCACTGGAAGGGGTTTCATCTCAGTCTAAAAGCCTTTATTGAGGCTGATTTACCCGACGCTGAGTATTGGTTGTTAGGGGATGGGCCAGAGCGAGAGCATTTGAGGCAAATTGCCAACGCTTCAAAGGCAGTAGATCGCATTAAATTTTTGGGTAAGAGGCCTCGGAAAGAGGTGTTGGATAGCTTGGCTGCCTGCCATGTCATGGTTCATCCCAGTTTGCACGACTCTGGCGGATGGGCTTGCTTAGAAGCAATGGCGACGGGACGGCCCGTTATCTGTCTTGATTTAGGTGGGCCTGCCCTACAAGTTACCGACGAAACTGGCATAAAGGTTCCGGCTCAAAAGCCTGAACAGGCCGTCAAGGATATAGCTACGGCCATGCTCAGTCTGGCTAAAGACCGGGATCGTCTTGCTGAGCTAGGCCAAAACGCACGGGAACGGGTTGAGACTCATTTTTCTTGGTCGAGTAAGATAGTGACAACATCTACCCTGTATGAAAAGCTGGTTTCTTCTGATCGCTAG
- a CDS encoding glycosyltransferase family A protein: MATQLLSTTFSIDQPLVSVIIPAYNAERFITDTLDSVLAQTYQNMEILVVDDGSNDGTARIVKEYMEKTSKIRLLQQENLGVAAARNLGIRAAKGEFIAPLDADDIWYEQNIERQVNCILAAKKAVGLVYSWSIDINELGQPTGCVRASRITGRVYNTLLLHDFIANASSVLIRKACFEQVGGYDPILKQQLSQGGEDWDIYLRIAEHYDFEVVPEFLVGYRKLPNSMSTDSFQMARSRHLIWQKIRHRYPHVPKFIERLSNSSFYLYLASQNYQYAKYQAALSWTMAALKIDPITPLLRPGVYKIIILALLDRIDKSNFSTKNLKDSYQTKTLDLVSIKPTVSSPANQKFWPLKKPKVLGEIMVHWIASSLFGKIEEWT; encoded by the coding sequence ATGGCTACTCAATTACTGAGCACTACATTTTCTATCGATCAGCCACTGGTTTCTGTAATCATCCCTGCCTACAATGCAGAACGCTTTATTACTGATACTCTAGACTCAGTGTTAGCCCAGACCTACCAAAATATGGAGATTTTGGTAGTAGATGATGGGTCTAACGATGGAACAGCTCGAATTGTCAAGGAGTATATGGAGAAAACCTCTAAAATACGCCTGTTACAGCAGGAAAACCTGGGGGTTGCCGCCGCCCGAAATTTAGGGATTCGGGCGGCAAAAGGTGAATTTATTGCTCCTTTAGACGCAGACGACATTTGGTATGAGCAAAACATAGAGCGGCAAGTGAATTGCATCCTAGCCGCGAAAAAAGCAGTTGGGCTTGTTTACTCGTGGTCGATAGATATAAATGAGTTGGGCCAGCCAACAGGTTGTGTACGAGCCTCACGCATCACAGGACGCGTCTATAACACTCTTCTACTCCATGATTTTATTGCTAACGCAAGTTCTGTTCTAATTCGCAAAGCTTGCTTTGAACAGGTCGGTGGGTATGACCCTATTCTTAAACAACAGTTGAGCCAAGGCGGAGAAGACTGGGACATCTATTTACGCATAGCTGAGCACTATGACTTTGAGGTTGTCCCTGAATTTTTGGTGGGGTATCGAAAGCTGCCCAACAGCATGTCTACAGATAGTTTTCAGATGGCGCGATCGCGCCATCTGATCTGGCAAAAGATCCGCCATCGATATCCCCACGTTCCTAAGTTTATTGAGCGCTTATCTAACAGCAGCTTCTATCTATATTTAGCTTCTCAGAACTATCAATACGCTAAATATCAAGCGGCGCTTAGTTGGACGATGGCGGCTTTAAAGATTGATCCAATCACTCCGCTTTTGCGACCAGGAGTGTATAAAATAATTATACTGGCACTATTAGACAGAATTGATAAGTCGAATTTTTCAACAAAAAATCTAAAAGACTCTTACCAAACAAAAACATTAGATTTAGTCAGTATAAAGCCCACCGTTTCATCGCCCGCAAATCAAAAATTCTGGCCGCTCAAAAAACCAAAAGTGTTGGGTGAAATCATGGTTCATTGGATAGCATCTTCTTTGTTTGGTAAAATTGAAGAATGGACTTAG
- a CDS encoding ABC transporter permease: MKKLVIRAGQSNKQYWQDLWHYRELLYFLAWRDILVRYKQTAVGVAWALLRPFISMIVFTIIFSGIAQLPSEGAPYPILVFSAMLPWQFFSSALTDCSNSLINDSNLISKVYFPRLLIPIGSVVVNFVDLLISGIILLGLMIWYSFIPDWRILALPFFILLAFAISIGGGLWFAALNVKYRDFRYVVPFIVQLGFFVAPVGFSSSVVPEKWRLLYSLNPLVGIIDGFRWAILGGTAQLHWPGFLISLSIILAVLWSGIHYFRSTERKFADVI; encoded by the coding sequence ATGAAAAAACTTGTAATTAGAGCCGGGCAATCAAACAAACAATATTGGCAAGATTTATGGCACTATCGCGAATTGCTTTATTTTTTAGCTTGGCGCGATATCTTAGTCCGATACAAGCAAACTGCTGTAGGTGTTGCCTGGGCTTTGCTGCGTCCATTTATTTCTATGATAGTGTTTACTATCATTTTCAGTGGTATTGCCCAATTGCCGTCGGAGGGAGCACCTTATCCTATCCTTGTGTTTTCTGCTATGCTTCCCTGGCAATTTTTTTCTAGTGCTCTGACTGACTGTAGCAATAGCCTAATTAACGACTCCAATTTAATTTCTAAGGTTTATTTCCCTCGGTTACTTATTCCCATCGGTTCCGTCGTAGTAAATTTTGTTGATCTATTGATATCAGGGATCATCCTTTTAGGGCTAATGATTTGGTATAGTTTTATACCTGATTGGCGTATACTTGCTTTGCCTTTTTTCATTCTATTGGCTTTTGCCATCAGTATTGGTGGTGGTCTATGGTTTGCTGCACTTAATGTAAAATACCGTGACTTTCGCTACGTGGTACCGTTCATTGTGCAGCTAGGATTCTTTGTAGCACCGGTTGGTTTTAGCAGCAGTGTTGTGCCAGAAAAATGGCGATTGCTCTACTCTCTTAACCCTTTGGTTGGCATAATAGATGGCTTTCGCTGGGCTATTTTAGGTGGAACAGCTCAACTCCATTGGCCTGGATTTCTGATCTCATTGAGCATAATCTTAGCCGTTTTGTGGAGTGGAATTCATTATTTCCGTTCCACCGAGCGGAAGTTTGCGGATGTCATTTAG
- a CDS encoding DapH/DapD/GlmU-related protein produces the protein MKNYFFEQGRRLRNRIFLKFAIRKNVVFGCNLHVGPGSVIEAPHHLSIGDNVYVGKNCTIECDGSIGDHVLIANMVGLIGRYDHDYSVVGVPVRQSPWIGDLKYDGPGKGLEIVVEDDVWIGYGAILLSGVKVGRGAIVAAGSVVTRDVPPYAIVAGTPAKVLSYRFSPQQIAEHEMRLYSATNIKTLNHLPTNCTSS, from the coding sequence ATGAAAAACTATTTTTTTGAGCAAGGCAGACGGCTACGCAACCGTATCTTTTTGAAGTTTGCCATTAGGAAAAATGTTGTTTTTGGTTGCAATCTTCATGTTGGACCTGGCAGCGTGATTGAGGCACCTCACCATTTAAGCATTGGGGACAATGTTTATGTTGGCAAAAACTGTACGATCGAGTGCGACGGTTCAATTGGCGATCACGTTTTGATTGCTAACATGGTGGGTTTAATTGGGCGCTACGACCACGACTATAGTGTGGTTGGCGTGCCTGTTAGGCAGTCTCCTTGGATAGGCGACCTCAAGTATGATGGGCCAGGAAAAGGGCTAGAAATTGTTGTTGAAGACGATGTTTGGATAGGCTATGGAGCCATTCTTTTGTCTGGAGTCAAAGTCGGCAGGGGAGCGATTGTAGCGGCTGGCTCTGTTGTGACTCGCGATGTGCCACCCTACGCCATTGTGGCAGGGACACCGGCAAAAGTACTCAGCTATCGCTTCAGCCCTCAGCAAATTGCTGAGCACGAGATGCGGCTCTATAGCGCAACGAATATAAAAACTCTTAACCACCTACCCACTAACTGCACCTCTTCGTGA
- a CDS encoding glycosyltransferase family 2 protein produces MASPTQPHISIVIPVYNGGPAFKTCLQSLELFLPAPDDIRTEVIVVADGCTDGSDHLAEKFGATLLKTSAPGGPARARNLGARQARGEILFFIDADVTIQSDTLRQVASLFAQEPQLAAAIGSYDDAPGAANFLSQYKNLFHHYTHQTSRTDASTFWGACGAIRRDIFWAVGGFDEQYHRPSIEDIELGYRLKQHGYTIRLCKTLHVKHLKRWEPLSLLRAEFFYRALPWSDLLLKQGKMTNDLNLKRSTRLSVVLVFAILVLLPAGYWWSAGVGLAGLLALVLIALNFSVYRFFYQKRGLWFTLRMLPWHWLYFAYSGLAYGIGFCRFYLLPQRFSTLIP; encoded by the coding sequence ATGGCTTCTCCAACTCAGCCCCACATTTCCATCGTCATTCCAGTTTATAACGGTGGCCCAGCGTTTAAGACTTGCCTACAGAGTTTAGAGCTGTTTTTACCGGCCCCCGACGACATCCGCACCGAAGTCATCGTCGTCGCCGACGGCTGTACCGACGGCTCTGACCACCTGGCCGAAAAATTTGGTGCCACCCTGCTCAAAACATCCGCCCCCGGTGGCCCCGCCCGAGCCAGAAACCTCGGCGCTAGACAGGCCAGGGGCGAGATTCTCTTCTTCATCGACGCCGACGTCACTATCCAGTCCGACACCCTCAGACAGGTTGCCAGCCTGTTTGCCCAGGAGCCCCAACTGGCTGCTGCCATTGGTTCCTACGACGATGCCCCCGGGGCGGCCAACTTTCTCTCGCAGTACAAAAACCTGTTTCACCACTACACCCACCAGACCAGCCGCACCGATGCCTCCACCTTTTGGGGAGCCTGTGGGGCCATTCGCCGCGACATCTTTTGGGCCGTGGGCGGGTTTGATGAGCAGTACCATCGGCCGTCGATCGAAGATATCGAGTTGGGCTACCGCCTGAAACAGCACGGCTACACCATTCGTCTGTGCAAAACTCTGCACGTCAAGCATCTCAAGCGCTGGGAACCCCTCTCTCTGCTGCGTGCCGAATTCTTCTACCGGGCCTTACCCTGGAGCGATCTGCTGCTCAAGCAGGGCAAGATGACCAACGATCTCAACCTGAAGCGATCGACTCGGCTGAGTGTGGTGCTGGTGTTTGCCATCCTTGTGCTGCTGCCCGCAGGGTACTGGTGGTCAGCGGGGGTGGGCCTGGCGGGGCTGCTGGCCCTGGTGCTAATTGCCCTCAACTTCTCGGTTTACCGATTCTTTTACCAAAAGCGGGGGCTCTGGTTCACGCTGCGAATGCTGCCCTGGCACTGGCTCTACTTTGCCTATAGCGGCCTGGCCTATGGCATCGGCTTTTGTCGGTTTTACCTTCTGCCTCAGCGGTTTTCGACCCTAATTCCATAG
- a CDS encoding NAD(P)/FAD-dependent oxidoreductase, producing MNHHSTVIIGAGPAGLTAAYELQKHNVQSVVLEQADRVGGISRTETYKDYRFDIGGHRFFTKVEEVNTLWQEILGDEFIRVPRLSRIYYDGKFYDYPLTLITTITNLGLSRSGLILFSYLIAKLKKYLNLTSEAETFEEWVTDCFGKRLYQTFFKTYTEKVWGIPCNQIRADWAAQRIKDMSLKRAVVNALFGSQNAKSLIKEFDYPRLGPGMMWERCQEIVEAQGSPVYLNTKVVRVEREGRRITRVIAEQGNETLELTGDHFINSMPIAALVHKLNPLPPEEVLAAARGLKYRDFLIVSLIVNRDRLFPDNWLYIHSPDFRVGRIQNFKNWSPAMVPDPSKTCLGMEYFCSEGDDLWEMSEAELVELATQEIIGLDLGVKPGDVEDGCVIRQRKAYPVYDGEYRQHLQVLQDYMMTFDNLQTVGRNGMHRYNNQDHSMLTALLAAKNILGEDHDLWNVNVERSYQENFTDEEWNRRQRPQQSKPAPTQSVPPSAPSTEMSS from the coding sequence ATGAATCACCATTCCACCGTCATTATCGGGGCAGGGCCTGCGGGCTTAACCGCTGCCTACGAGCTCCAAAAACACAATGTTCAATCCGTGGTACTAGAGCAGGCCGATCGCGTGGGCGGCATTTCTCGCACCGAAACCTACAAAGACTACCGTTTTGATATTGGCGGCCACCGCTTTTTTACCAAGGTTGAAGAAGTTAACACCCTCTGGCAAGAAATTTTAGGGGATGAGTTTATCCGAGTGCCCCGGCTGTCGCGAATCTACTACGACGGCAAGTTTTATGACTATCCTCTGACGTTGATCACAACCATTACCAATCTTGGTCTGAGCCGCAGTGGATTAATTCTTTTCAGTTATCTAATTGCCAAGCTGAAAAAGTATTTGAACCTGACCTCAGAGGCAGAAACCTTTGAAGAGTGGGTGACCGATTGCTTTGGCAAGCGCCTGTACCAGACCTTCTTTAAGACCTATACCGAAAAAGTCTGGGGCATCCCCTGCAATCAAATTCGAGCGGACTGGGCGGCGCAGCGCATTAAAGACATGTCGCTCAAGAGGGCCGTAGTCAACGCCCTCTTTGGTAGCCAAAATGCCAAGAGCCTGATCAAAGAGTTTGACTACCCCCGCCTAGGCCCCGGCATGATGTGGGAGCGCTGCCAGGAAATAGTCGAAGCCCAGGGTTCCCCCGTCTACCTCAACACCAAGGTGGTGCGGGTCGAGCGCGAGGGACGCCGTATTACCAGGGTGATTGCTGAGCAGGGCAACGAAACCCTGGAGTTGACCGGCGACCATTTCATTAACTCGATGCCGATCGCCGCCCTGGTGCACAAACTCAATCCGCTTCCTCCCGAGGAGGTCTTGGCCGCAGCCCGAGGGCTAAAGTATCGCGACTTTTTGATTGTCTCGCTGATTGTCAACCGCGATCGCCTTTTCCCCGACAACTGGCTCTACATCCACAGCCCCGACTTCCGGGTCGGGCGCATTCAGAACTTTAAGAACTGGAGCCCGGCCATGGTGCCCGACCCCAGCAAAACCTGCCTGGGGATGGAATATTTTTGCAGCGAAGGCGATGACCTCTGGGAAATGTCAGAGGCGGAACTGGTCGAGTTGGCCACCCAAGAGATCATCGGCCTTGACCTGGGGGTGAAGCCTGGAGATGTGGAAGACGGTTGCGTGATTCGCCAGCGCAAGGCATACCCGGTGTATGACGGCGAGTATCGGCAGCATTTGCAGGTGCTGCAAGACTACATGATGACCTTTGACAACCTGCAAACGGTAGGCCGCAACGGCATGCACCGCTACAACAACCAAGACCACTCAATGCTGACGGCTCTGCTAGCGGCCAAAAATATCCTGGGCGAAGACCACGATCTGTGGAACGTAAACGTGGAGCGATCGTACCAGGAGAACTTTACCGATGAAGAGTGGAACCGACGGCAGCGGCCTCAGCAATCTAAGCCAGCGCCAACTCAATCGGTACCACCGTCGGCTCCATCAACAGAAATGTCCTCTTAG
- the crtC gene encoding cyanoexosortase C, whose amino-acid sequence MTQFSVLPRIQDCLRSFHGSLVLLGLFVGLCYLPIWLAGLLDRVPQSSDGFTLATAFVGLSLYMLWKQHRQLAQLEASEADRLLGHMLIIAAIGLFPFCRFAIWPQAILWALILSGIACSTWGLRFFAQHQLLVAAALATVYPRPTVPVRLLWEAITPYKFLERWMAQAGAGALQLLGWPATAVQSLVTFPEGAVDVNWGCNGFDMALIMAVTGLVMGVFLKQSWKKTLGFVGIGIVAALAFNVPRIMLLAVASVYWGQSWFDFWHGPWGGQLFTGLLFTVYYYTVMAMVKRRSGKAA is encoded by the coding sequence ATGACTCAATTCTCAGTTTTGCCCCGCATTCAAGATTGTTTGAGGAGTTTTCACGGTAGTTTAGTTTTGCTGGGGCTTTTTGTAGGCCTTTGCTATCTACCGATTTGGTTAGCAGGCTTGCTCGATCGCGTCCCTCAGAGCTCTGATGGCTTTACTCTAGCTACCGCTTTTGTGGGGTTGAGTCTCTATATGCTGTGGAAGCAGCACCGTCAGCTAGCCCAGCTAGAAGCTTCCGAAGCAGATCGGCTGCTTGGGCACATGCTCATTATCGCCGCAATTGGGCTGTTTCCGTTTTGTCGATTTGCTATTTGGCCGCAAGCAATTTTGTGGGCCTTGATTTTGAGCGGTATTGCCTGTTCTACCTGGGGACTACGGTTTTTTGCTCAGCACCAGCTCTTAGTTGCAGCCGCCCTGGCAACGGTATATCCTCGGCCAACTGTACCCGTTCGCTTGCTCTGGGAAGCAATAACCCCCTACAAGTTTCTAGAGCGGTGGATGGCCCAGGCGGGGGCAGGGGCGCTACAACTTTTGGGGTGGCCAGCTACGGCGGTTCAGTCGTTGGTCACCTTTCCTGAGGGTGCTGTAGATGTAAACTGGGGCTGCAACGGCTTTGACATGGCGCTGATTATGGCTGTGACTGGGCTGGTTATGGGAGTTTTTTTAAAGCAGAGCTGGAAAAAGACTTTGGGCTTTGTCGGTATAGGCATTGTGGCGGCCCTGGCGTTTAATGTGCCGCGAATAATGCTGCTGGCGGTAGCTTCGGTCTATTGGGGCCAGAGCTGGTTTGACTTCTGGCATGGCCCCTGGGGGGGACAACTTTTTACTGGTCTGTTGTTCACCGTTTACTACTACACGGTGATGGCGATGGTCAAACGCCGTTCAGGTAAGGCGGCTTAA
- a CDS encoding phospholipid carrier-dependent glycosyltransferase translates to MWLVGRYQSTSEKSAIAKSLLSTLTLWCLIQIGLGLALGSLHQFALRPVLAAETTLAIAGVLLLSSSPKARASEGHWRMPLARPQLQPGEMFILAALGFTALVLLHRIATQPFTNYDTLWFHGPIVARWYQTASLSQLDPLGNWIIQHPDAQGYPYNWHVLSVFCLLPWGQDLFMALPMLLAWAMLGLSIYLLSREGGADRIYALAAAVLVLVMPFLLNHVTTLHIDLPLAAIYTVSLYYCVAYHHTRQGWQAFLCLASAGLLAGIKTPGLVYAALVIGLLGLSLGLAWLRGGASRQRSYLTRGTSVGKADAPAVAKPRSGTALIWLGLVAGLGLGGFWYLSNGLSVGSLSASNLVAQAPGLPPQAETVSQLQRLWQPASDLQSTTLTAQFHWHNPSHWGILGSQALVRLQLPLLALAGPVLLVPYAWLKSPTPQSRQRLIGLFGLFVITAFLYWNTPYSAGGDLSPLAGFNLRYGFPALGLLAAVAALCASRLRLPQRWVTATVLVSSILGIVSSTIFDQIRTQSIVGLQAFWPSQLVDQLRREPGEAIATLWPLITGLGLTASLTYLTLFLGLCGLCLIGVRRPPRPAPLLRPWPRALALLLSAVVLVTVTGQWQQARAANRQLVYRGIDDAIAQLQPGQRIAYFSSAQSYLLYGKQLDQAVLHLPPDTDAADWVESLRQANVALVATGPNPPSASRAAVFSSVTVPQGPLVPLSGDSSDRRLRLYQLIQP, encoded by the coding sequence GTGTGGTTAGTCGGTCGGTATCAGTCAACTTCTGAAAAGAGCGCGATCGCCAAATCCCTGCTATCTACCCTCACCCTCTGGTGCCTGATCCAAATTGGCCTGGGTCTGGCCTTGGGCAGCCTGCACCAGTTTGCGCTGCGACCGGTGTTAGCCGCCGAAACCACCCTGGCGATCGCTGGGGTACTGCTGCTGAGCTCATCTCCCAAGGCTAGAGCCAGCGAAGGGCATTGGCGCATGCCCCTCGCCCGGCCCCAGCTTCAGCCTGGCGAGATGTTTATCCTCGCTGCCCTGGGCTTTACCGCTCTGGTGTTGCTCCACCGCATCGCCACCCAACCCTTTACTAACTACGACACCCTCTGGTTTCACGGCCCCATCGTGGCCCGCTGGTATCAAACCGCCTCCCTCTCCCAGCTTGACCCCCTGGGCAACTGGATAATTCAACACCCCGACGCCCAGGGGTACCCCTACAACTGGCACGTGCTGTCGGTGTTTTGTCTCCTGCCCTGGGGACAAGACCTGTTTATGGCCCTACCGATGTTGCTGGCCTGGGCCATGCTGGGGCTCTCGATCTATTTGCTCAGCCGCGAGGGTGGTGCCGATCGCATCTATGCCCTGGCCGCCGCCGTCCTGGTGCTGGTCATGCCCTTCTTGCTCAACCACGTCACCACCCTGCATATCGACCTGCCCCTGGCCGCCATCTATACCGTTAGCCTTTACTACTGCGTGGCCTACCACCACACCCGCCAGGGGTGGCAGGCGTTTTTGTGCCTGGCCTCAGCCGGGCTACTCGCGGGCATCAAAACCCCTGGTTTGGTCTACGCCGCCCTGGTGATCGGACTGCTGGGGCTCAGCCTGGGGCTGGCCTGGCTGAGGGGTGGAGCCAGTCGGCAAAGGTCTTACCTCACCCGTGGCACCAGCGTGGGTAAAGCCGACGCCCCAGCCGTGGCTAAACCGCGCTCTGGCACAGCCCTAATCTGGCTAGGTCTGGTGGCGGGGCTTGGGTTAGGTGGGTTTTGGTACTTGAGCAATGGCCTGAGCGTAGGCAGCCTGAGCGCCAGCAACCTGGTGGCTCAGGCCCCAGGGCTACCGCCCCAGGCTGAGACTGTCTCTCAACTCCAGCGCCTGTGGCAGCCAGCATCAGACTTGCAGAGCACGACCCTAACCGCCCAGTTTCACTGGCACAACCCATCCCACTGGGGGATTTTGGGCAGTCAGGCCCTAGTCAGGCTGCAACTGCCGCTGCTAGCTTTGGCGGGGCCGGTGTTGCTGGTGCCCTACGCCTGGCTAAAAAGCCCAACGCCCCAAAGCCGCCAGAGGTTAATCGGTCTCTTTGGCCTGTTTGTGATCACCGCCTTCCTCTACTGGAACACCCCCTACAGTGCCGGAGGCGATCTCAGCCCGCTGGCGGGGTTCAACCTGCGCTACGGCTTTCCGGCCCTGGGTCTGTTGGCAGCTGTAGCAGCCCTGTGCGCCAGCCGACTGCGGCTACCGCAGCGGTGGGTAACGGCCACTGTGCTCGTCAGCAGCATTTTGGGCATTGTCAGCAGCACCATTTTTGACCAGATTCGCACCCAGTCGATCGTTGGACTCCAGGCGTTTTGGCCCAGCCAGCTGGTTGACCAGCTGCGCCGAGAACCGGGAGAGGCGATCGCCACCCTGTGGCCCCTAATCACTGGCCTGGGTCTAACCGCCAGTCTGACCTACCTGACGTTGTTTCTCGGGCTGTGCGGTCTCTGTCTGATCGGCGTTCGGCGGCCCCCCCGACCCGCGCCGCTGTTGCGCCCCTGGCCCAGGGCCCTGGCCCTGCTGTTGAGCGCAGTGGTGCTGGTCACCGTAACCGGGCAATGGCAGCAGGCCCGCGCTGCCAACCGCCAACTGGTCTACCGGGGCATTGATGATGCGATCGCGCAGCTCCAGCCGGGCCAGCGCATCGCCTACTTCTCCAGCGCGCAAAGCTATCTCCTCTACGGCAAACAGTTAGACCAGGCGGTGCTGCATCTGCCCCCCGATACCGATGCGGCCGATTGGGTAGAGTCTCTCAGGCAGGCCAACGTAGCGCTAGTGGCCACCGGGCCAAACCCGCCCTCGGCCTCCAGAGCCGCTGTTTTTTCGTCGGTGACGGTGCCCCAGGGCCCCCTCGTCCCGCTCTCGGGCGACAGCTCAGATCGCCGTCTGCGGCTCTATCAGCTCATCCAGCCGTAG